GCCAGCACCACATGGGTCTCCTCATCGGTAAACCCAGGTGAATTCAAAAACGATCCAAGTGGGACCAGTCGCGTAGCCTTGAGCCCGCACTCCTCTTGGAGTTCACGATCCGCCGTCACCAGGATGTCTTCTCCAACAACGTCACGCTTACCTGCCGGCAACTCCAGAAGGTGAGCCTCAATCGATGATCGGAACTGCTTGACCATCACCACTTCGGTTAGGCCGATAATCGGGACGATCACCACGGCCCCAGGATGGGTCACGACGGTCCGTTGATAGACAACGCCATCGGCCTCAAATGACCGCTCAAGCATGGTCAAGAAGCCGTTGGTCATGAGTGCGCGCTCTCCGACCTTCTTGAACCCCACTCAGTGCTCCTTTGCAAATGCTAGCGCAGCGCCGATCAACCCAGCGAACAGGGGGTGCGGACGGTTGGGTCGTGATTGAAACTCTGGATGCGCCTGGGTTCCAACCCAGAACGGATGGCCGGGAAGTTCGATATACTCCACCAGCCTTCCATCGGGTGAGAAGCCAGAGAGCGCGAGTCCAGTTGTACGGAGGCGGCCATGAAAACGCTGGTTGACCTCAAATCGATGGCGATGGCGCTCGTAGACAACCTCTGAGCCGTACAGGGCATGCACAAGCGATCCAGCCTCCAACCGTGCCGGATAGGTACCAAGTCTCATGGTCCCACCGAGGTCGGTCAGCTCACGCTGATCATCCATCAGGTCGATCACTGGAAAACTGGTCTCAGGATCAAACTCGGTGGAATGAGCATCTGGCATATCCCCGAGATGTCGAGCAACCTCCACAACCATGACCTGGAGGCCAAGACATATCCCAAGACAAGGAATGGCGCGCTCCCTGGCGACCATCGCGGCGCTGATCTTTCCTTCGATCCCTCGGGGTCCGAAGCCACCGGGGATCACGACTCCATCGATGCCGTCAAAGAACGAATCCGCCATCATGGGAGTAACCTCCTCCGCGGAGATCCATTCGATGGCTACCTTGGCATCGTGATGCAAACCACCATGGCGCAGCGCCTCCACCACCGAGAGATAGGCATCGGCATGATCGACATATTTCCCGATAATTCCGATGCGGACATCACGAAGTGGCGATGAAGCCCGGCGCGCCAAGTCAGCCCACTCCCCAAGCTCCGGTTGTGCTAGGCCATCGAGATGCAGCAACTCGACAAGATAGTCGTCGAGCCCTTGATCATGGAGTAGCAGGGGAACAGCGAGAAGATTGTCAATATCGATGGCGGTGACCACCCCTCGCTCCGGAACATCGCAGAACATGGAGATTTTCTGGCGTACCGATGTTGACATTGGCCGGTCCGAACGACAGACAATGATGTCGGGCTGGATGCCTCGCGAGCGCAACTCAGCAACGGAGTGCTGGGTTGGCTTGGTCTTCTCCTCTTGTGCGGGACCGATATGGGGGACAAGGGTGAGATGGACAAAGCAGGCTTGATCCCGTCCTATCTCGTTACGAAGCTGGCGGATGGCCTCGAGGAACGGTAGAATCTCAATGTCTCCAACCGTTCCTCCGATCTCCGTTATCACCACGTCGACATCGTCGGTAGCGAGTGCATGAATCCGAGCCTTGATCTCGTCGGTGATGTGGGGGATGACTTGCACGGTCTTGCCGAGATAGTCACCGTGGCGTTCCCGCTCGATCACGGTTTTGTAAATCGCACCGGTCGTGACAGAAGAACCGCGCCGGAGTTGAATATCGACGAAGCGCTCATAGTGACCGAGATCGAGATCTGTTTCCGCGCCGTCCGCCGTCACGAAGACTTCACCGTGTTCAAAGGGATTCATGGTTCCAGGATCGACGTTGATGTATGGATCTAGCTTTTGCATGGTGACCCGCAGTCCACGGGCCTTGAGCAGTCGCCCAATCGAGGATGCCGTGATGCCCTTCCCCAACGAACTCGCAACGCCGCCAGTGACAAAAATGTGCTTAGTCAACCCCGCTCCCTTTTCGAACCAGTATACGTCTCAATCACGAGCAAAACGCGCGATCAGATCCTTGGCGTGCTCTTGGGCGGTCGGCGATGACGGGTGTCCAGAAAGCATCCGAGCGATCTCGAAGACCCTCGCATCGCCCTCGACGACCTGGAACTGGGTAGTGACCTGGTCAGCCGTCGTCGATTTTGACACCACGATGTGTTGGCTCGCGGCCGCCGCAATTTGGGCCAGGTGTGTCACGACGAGGACCTGATGCTCGTTGGCCATCGCCTTGAGAACCTCTGCGATCCGCAAGCCAGTTGCGCCACCGATCCCAGCGTCGATCTCGTCAAAGATCAGTGTCGGCGTTGTAGCACCGGCTACCCGGGCTATCGCGAGCATCAAACGCGAAAGCTCACCGCCTGAGGCCACCTTGGACAGCGGCATGGGTGCAATACCGGGGTTCGCCGAGAAGAGGAAGGTCGGTAGGGTCTCATCAACATCGCCAAACTCGATCAAGAACTCGGCATTTGTCAACGCCACCTCGGCCAGCAGCTCACGTACCTTGGCGGTCAGTTCGGCTGCGACACGATGACGAGCGTCGCGTAGCTGTTGACGCGCAACCTCAATCTTAGGCTCTAGCTCCGCGAGCTGGGCGACAATGTCACCCTCAGACAAAAGTGATTGCTCGAGCTGAGAGCGTTCGTCACGCAGGGCCTGTTGGGTAGCCAACACCTCGTGCAGCGTTCCTCCGAATCGGCGCTTCATCGAGACGAGAATGCCCAGACGTGCCTCGAGCTCAGCTAGCGCCTCGGGATCTTCAGCCTCAGACTCCAGAAGGTTGCGGCTCTCATGCGCAAGATCTTCGATTTCTTCGATGAGTCCTTCGAGGCGCGCACTCAACTGGGGCATGAGGACGCGAGCCTCTGCATCGATGTGAGCGAGTTGCTCTTGGAGGCCAGCATCACCAACAAGCAGCGCGTGCAACGCGCTCAGAAGTTCCTGGCGATCACGGGTTGAGGCAAGTCGGCTAATCGCGTCCTCGACCCTACGATCCTCATCAGGGTCCTCGAGTTGCGCCCCATCGAGCAGCTCGAGCTCGTAGTTAATGAACTCGATCCGGCGCAGGCGCTCCTGTCCTCTGGTGCGAATCTCTTGAAGTTGGTCATTGAGTTGGCCAGCGCGACTGCGTAGATGCTTGAGCTCGCTGTCATCGCAACCCCCAAAACCATCGAGAATACGCAGCTGAGCGGCTGGTTGGGTCAGGGTAGCGGCGAGGTGTTGCCCGAAGATCTCGACGCCAGACGCGGTCGCCTCACCGAGCTCTCCCAGTGTTACTACCTCACGACCGATCCGCACTCGACTCCGACCGC
This is a stretch of genomic DNA from Ferrimicrobium sp.. It encodes these proteins:
- a CDS encoding CTP synthase, producing the protein MTKHIFVTGGVASSLGKGITASSIGRLLKARGLRVTMQKLDPYINVDPGTMNPFEHGEVFVTADGAETDLDLGHYERFVDIQLRRGSSVTTGAIYKTVIERERHGDYLGKTVQVIPHITDEIKARIHALATDDVDVVITEIGGTVGDIEILPFLEAIRQLRNEIGRDQACFVHLTLVPHIGPAQEEKTKPTQHSVAELRSRGIQPDIIVCRSDRPMSTSVRQKISMFCDVPERGVVTAIDIDNLLAVPLLLHDQGLDDYLVELLHLDGLAQPELGEWADLARRASSPLRDVRIGIIGKYVDHADAYLSVVEALRHGGLHHDAKVAIEWISAEEVTPMMADSFFDGIDGVVIPGGFGPRGIEGKISAAMVARERAIPCLGICLGLQVMVVEVARHLGDMPDAHSTEFDPETSFPVIDLMDDQRELTDLGGTMRLGTYPARLEAGSLVHALYGSEVVYERHRHRFEVNQRFHGRLRTTGLALSGFSPDGRLVEYIELPGHPFWVGTQAHPEFQSRPNRPHPLFAGLIGAALAFAKEH
- a CDS encoding NUDIX hydrolase, with amino-acid sequence MGFKKVGERALMTNGFLTMLERSFEADGVVYQRTVVTHPGAVVIVPIIGLTEVVMVKQFRSSIEAHLLELPAGKRDVVGEDILVTADRELQEECGLKATRLVPLGSFLNSPGFTDEETHVVLALGLSVVESAPQSLEEADMQVRTFDIGGLGEFSTLASLTDAKSIVGLLMAKTYLAQHPADATSYPDAPEVRERVG
- a CDS encoding AAA family ATPase; the protein is MLESLVVENLGVIGYCELEFAPGLVVVTGETGAGKTLLTTALGLLLGARGSPELIGPSGDVARVAAVLVEQDRELLVRREIGASGRSRVRIGREVVTLGELGEATASGVEIFGQHLAATLTQPAAQLRILDGFGGCDDSELKHLRSRAGQLNDQLQEIRTRGQERLRRIEFINYELELLDGAQLEDPDEDRRVEDAISRLASTRDRQELLSALHALLVGDAGLQEQLAHIDAEARVLMPQLSARLEGLIEEIEDLAHESRNLLESEAEDPEALAELEARLGILVSMKRRFGGTLHEVLATQQALRDERSQLEQSLLSEGDIVAQLAELEPKIEVARQQLRDARHRVAAELTAKVRELLAEVALTNAEFLIEFGDVDETLPTFLFSANPGIAPMPLSKVASGGELSRLMLAIARVAGATTPTLIFDEIDAGIGGATGLRIAEVLKAMANEHQVLVVTHLAQIAAAASQHIVVSKSTTADQVTTQFQVVEGDARVFEIARMLSGHPSSPTAQEHAKDLIARFARD